One window of the Rosa rugosa chromosome 3, drRosRugo1.1, whole genome shotgun sequence genome contains the following:
- the LOC133738450 gene encoding probable indole-3-pyruvate monooxygenase YUCCA10: MPEAVVIIVGAGPSGLAVAGCLSRLEIPYLLLEREDCFASLWKKYSYDRLHLHLQKQFCELPHMSFPSSCPTYLPKKQYIQYLDDYVAHFKISPMYQRNVECASYDQDSERWVVKTMNKEEGCGGEEEEFLGRFLVVATGETTNPYVPEIEGLSSFDGEVLHSTRFKSGVEFKNKNVLVVGSGNSGMEIALDLANHGAKTTSIIVRSPVHFLSRRMVYLALVLLRYLSLSKVDSLMVLLSKLVYGDLTKYGIARPKEGPFFMKIKYGKYPAIDVGTCSKIKSGEIQILPAEIGSIRGNDVELKNGKSYQFESIVFCTGFKRSTSLWLKGDDYLLKEDGIPRPSFPNHWKGQKGLYCVGLSRRGLYGSREDAQNIANDIKSSL; this comes from the exons ATGCCGGAAGCGGTGGTGATAATAGTCGGGGCCGGCCCGTCCGGCCTCGCCGTGGCTGGCTGTCTCAGCCGGCTCGAAATCCCATACCTACTTCTTGAAAGAGAGGACTGTTTTGCTTCTCTTTGGAAGAAGTACTCCTACGACCGTCTCCACCTTCACCTTCAGAAGCAATTCTGTGAGCTCCCCCACATGTCATTCCCGTCCTCTTGTCCCACGTATCTACCCAAAAAACAGTACATTCAGTACTTGGATGACTACGTTGCACATTTCAAGATCAGTCCCATGTACCAGAGAAATGTCGAGTGTGCAAGTTATGATCAGGATTCTGAGAGATGGGTTGTGAAGACGATGAACAAGGAGGAGGGCTGTGGTGGTGAGGAGGAGGAGTTTTTGGGAAGGTTTTTGGTGGTGGCTACTGGTGAAACAACAAATCCATATGTGCCAGAGATTGAAGGGTTGAGTAGTTTTGATGGGGAGGTTCTTCACTCGACCCGATTCAAATCCGGGGTTGAGTTCAAGAACAAGAATGTTTTGGTTGTCGGCTCTGGGAATTCCGGCATGGAAATTGCTTTGGATCTGGCAAACCATGGTGCAAAGACGACTTCAATCATTGTTCGAAGCCCG GTTCATTTTTTGTCACGGAGGATGGTTTACTTGGCCTTGGTTTTGTTGAGATATCTTTCATTAAGCAAAGTGGATTCTTTGATGGTTTTGCTTAGCAAGCTGGTTTATGGAGACCTGACCAAGTATGGGATAGCCAGGCCAAAAGAGGGCCCTTTCTTTATGAAGATCAAGTACGGCAAGTATCCGGCCATTGATGTCGGCACCTGTAGTAAGATCAAGTCCGGCGAGATTCAG ATTTTACCCGCAGAAATAGGCAGCATCAGAGGAAACGATGTGGAACTCAAAAATGGGAAGTCATACCAGTTTGAGTCCATCGTTTTCTGCACCGGATTCAAGAGATCAACAAGTTTGTGGCTCAAG GGGGATGATTATCTTTTGAAAGAAGATGGGATTCCAAGACCAAGTTTTCCAAACCATTGGAAAGGACAGAAGGGTTTGTATTGTGTGGGACTATCAAGAAGAGGACTATACGGATCTAGGGAGGATGCTCAAAACATAGCCAATGATATCAAGTCGTCTCTGTAA
- the LOC133739447 gene encoding classical arabinogalactan protein 26 encodes MASFWSFMAMFMVLMAYSSSSSLATKISSISAAPAALPDAPAPLSSSPTLSPDISPLFPSPSGVPISPSESSLPTIPSSPSPPNPEATVAAPEPELGFSPSGSPMPVSHSVSVTSSLPLHGIFFLGFLVFYVMQVSGV; translated from the coding sequence ATGGCTTCCTTTTGGTCCTTCATGGCAATGTTCATGGTTTTAATggcttattcttcttcttcttcactagctACTAAGATTTCCTCAATCTCTGCAGCACCTGCAGCTTTACCAGATGCTCCAGCCCCACTATCTTCCTCTCCAACCTTATCCCCAGATATTTCTCCTTTGTTTCCTTCACCTTCTGGTGTGCCAATTTCTCCAAGTGAGTCATCACTGCCCACAATTCCATCAAGCCCAAGCCCACCAAACCCTGAAGCTACTGTTGCTGCTCCTGAACCAGAATTGGGTTTTTCACCATCTGGGTCTCCAATGCCAGTTTCTCATTCAGTTTCTGTTACTTCATCTCTGCCTCTACATGGAATTTTCTTTCTTGGGTTTCTGGTTTTCTATGTAATGCAGGTTTCTGGTGTTTGa
- the LOC133738248 gene encoding protein NETWORKED 3A-like isoform X1, whose translation MNRQQQASHYWLFDSRSNSRRSPWLQSTLAELEKNTEAMLKLIQEDADSFAQRAEMYYKKRPQLIGMVEQFYRAHRSLAERYDLVKSDSGTRLLTTLGSPFSTKCHSEKSMSVVDETYDSLSETCEPEEYTESEVDDPDLEDETSVDKVTEEKVSCGVSDDEVRKLREEIERLQEENRIQKDQLKQKDDEKREVIRQLSMAVDVYKQENVKLKKYLARESADNSSPFFEFNKLKGTFLGKLFNRSPQSHAPIVAL comes from the exons atgaatagGCAGCAGCAGGCGTCGCACTACTGGTTGTTTGACAGTCGCAGCAATTCGAGGAGGTCACCATGGCTTCAATCGACTCTGGCTG AGCTAGAAAAGAATACGGAGGCCATGCTAAAGCTGATTCAGGAAGATGCAGATTCCTTTGCCCAACGTGCAGAGATGTATTACAAGAAGAGACCACAGCTAATCGGCATGGTTGAACAATTTTATCGAGCTCACAGGTCATTAGCTGAGAGATATGATCTAGTTAAGTCTGATTCGGGAACGCGCCTCCTGACAACATTAGGGTCTCCATTCTCAACCAAATGCCATTCAGAGAAGTCGATGAGTGTGGTGGACGAAACCTACGACAGCCTCTCCGAAACCTGTGAACCTGAGGAGTACACCGAGTCTGAAGTTGATGATCCCGACCTAGAGGATGAAACTTCAGTTGATAAAGTAACAGAAGAGAAGGTTTCATGTGGGGTTAGTGACGATGAAGTGAGAAAGTTAAGGGAAGAAATAGAGAGGCTTCAGGAAGAGAATAGAATTCAAAAGGATCAACTAAAGCAGAAAGATGATGAGAAGAGAGAGGTAATAAGACAGTTGAGTATGGCTGTGGATGTTTACAAACAGGAGAATGTGAAGCTGAAGAAGTATCTTGCCCGAGAATCAGCAGATAATTCGAGTCCCTTCTTCGAGTTTAACAAATTAAAGGGTACATTTCTAGGGAAGTTGTTTAACAGATCCCCACAATCTCATGCTCCCATTGTTGCACTCTAG
- the LOC133738248 gene encoding protein NETWORKED 3A-like isoform X2, with protein MLKLIQEDADSFAQRAEMYYKKRPQLIGMVEQFYRAHRSLAERYDLVKSDSGTRLLTTLGSPFSTKCHSEKSMSVVDETYDSLSETCEPEEYTESEVDDPDLEDETSVDKVTEEKVSCGVSDDEVRKLREEIERLQEENRIQKDQLKQKDDEKREVIRQLSMAVDVYKQENVKLKKYLARESADNSSPFFEFNKLKGTFLGKLFNRSPQSHAPIVAL; from the coding sequence ATGCTAAAGCTGATTCAGGAAGATGCAGATTCCTTTGCCCAACGTGCAGAGATGTATTACAAGAAGAGACCACAGCTAATCGGCATGGTTGAACAATTTTATCGAGCTCACAGGTCATTAGCTGAGAGATATGATCTAGTTAAGTCTGATTCGGGAACGCGCCTCCTGACAACATTAGGGTCTCCATTCTCAACCAAATGCCATTCAGAGAAGTCGATGAGTGTGGTGGACGAAACCTACGACAGCCTCTCCGAAACCTGTGAACCTGAGGAGTACACCGAGTCTGAAGTTGATGATCCCGACCTAGAGGATGAAACTTCAGTTGATAAAGTAACAGAAGAGAAGGTTTCATGTGGGGTTAGTGACGATGAAGTGAGAAAGTTAAGGGAAGAAATAGAGAGGCTTCAGGAAGAGAATAGAATTCAAAAGGATCAACTAAAGCAGAAAGATGATGAGAAGAGAGAGGTAATAAGACAGTTGAGTATGGCTGTGGATGTTTACAAACAGGAGAATGTGAAGCTGAAGAAGTATCTTGCCCGAGAATCAGCAGATAATTCGAGTCCCTTCTTCGAGTTTAACAAATTAAAGGGTACATTTCTAGGGAAGTTGTTTAACAGATCCCCACAATCTCATGCTCCCATTGTTGCACTCTAG